In one window of Nicotiana tabacum cultivar K326 chromosome 12, ASM71507v2, whole genome shotgun sequence DNA:
- the LOC107763154 gene encoding uncharacterized protein LOC107763154, whose product MAERGGERGGFGRGFGGRGGRGGDRGGRGRGGRRPRRETEEEKWVPVTKLGRLVKDGKIRSLEQIYLHSLPIKEFQIIDTLIGPSLKDEVMKIMPVQKQTRAGQRTRFKAFVVVGDGNGHVGLGVKCSKEVATAIRGAIILAKLSVIPVRRGYWGNKIGKPHTVPCKVTGKCGSVTVRMVPAPRGAGIVAARVPKKVLQFAGIEDVFTSSRGSTKTLGNFVKATFDCLMKTYGFLTPDFWKETRFTKSPFQEYADILSKPTSKVIISTTEEAPAPERVEA is encoded by the exons ATGGCTGAGAGAGGAGGAGAGAGAGGAGGCTTTGGCCGTGGCTTCGGAGGACGCGGTGGAAGAGGCGGAGACCGCGGCGGACGCGGCCGTGGTGGCCGTCGTCCCCGCCGTGAGACAGAGGAGGAGAAATGGGTCCCAGTCACAAAGCTCGGAAGGCTCGTGAAAGACGGCAAAATCCGTTCACTGGAGCAAATCTACCTCCACTCACTCCCTATTAAGGAGTTCCAAATCATCGATACACTCATCGGACCATCTCTAAAGGACGAGGTGATGAAAATCATGCCGGTTCAGAAACAGACCCGGGCCGGTCAGAGAACCCGGTTCAAGGCTTTCGTTGTCGTCGGTGATGGGAACGGTCACGTCGGTTTGGGGGTGAAGTGCTCGAAGGAAGTGGCGACTGCTATACGTGGCGCAATTATATTGGCTAAGTTATCAGTGATTCCAGTGAGGAGAGGATACTGGGGCAACAAAATCGGAAAGCCACACACAGTGCCGTGTAAAGTAACTGGGAAATGTGGGTCAGTTACAGTGAGGATGGTGCCTGCTCCGCGTGGTGCTGGTATCGTGGCTGCTCGTGTTCCTAAGAAGGTGCTTCAGTTTGCTGGTATTGAGGATGTCTTCACCTCTTCTCGTGGATCCACCAAAACCCTTGGCAACTTCGTTAAG GCTACATTTGATTGTTTGATGAAGACTTATGGATTCCTGACTCCAGACTTCTGGAAGGAGACTCGCTTCACCAAATCTCCTTTCCAAGAGTATGCTGATATCTTGTCTAAACCTACCAGTAAAGTTATTATCTCCACCACTGAGGAGGCACCAGCACCTGAGAGGGTTGAGGCTTGA